gggatttttttatttaaacgtATTTAAACCTATAGGTAAATTCTTCCGCGTAACGTTGCTATGCAACAAAAACCGTGGCGTTTTGCGTGTAGAACACTAACCAATCATCATCCAGGACCTTAAAAAACTCACCAATCACACTAAGGAACTGATTAAAGATTAGGAGTGCacgtgaattaaaaaaaaaaaaatagcctgATGATGTGCATGTATAACTATAATAAACAACAttctgtaaaaaacaaaaagaaccaTAACTATAAGAAAAACTACATTAGTGTTCACATCAACAAACATTCTGTTTATTTTAAGCACACACTGCAGTTGCGTTTACTATGGCGTTATTTTACTGACAAATGTTGAGAGCACATGTAACGCTCGCACACGGATTTCCTTTGCTTTCGCACAAAACTGGATGTGCGCTCTCAAATATACAGTGCTCTCTTATGAACTGTCTCGCCTCTCGCTCAGATATTACGTGTCTGCGCTCAAACTGTGTCCTGCACGCTCGCAAATCTCTCCGTGCTCTTGCACTAGAAATTAATTTGCTTCTGGACTAAATGCTTATCAAAAgttatcaaccaatcagaatagaCGACCGATCGATGAAAATGCTACGTGGAATCTTATTGGCTGAGAGTGAACTGCGCCTGGAATTCTTTTGACAAAAATGGATAGCGAGAGGAGAGACAGTTCACAAGAGAGCACTATATATTTGAGAGCACGCGCCCAGTTTTGTGTGAAAGCAAAGGAAATCTGCACGTGAGCAGAGAGATTTGCgcatatatgtatgtgtgtgctcTAGAAATTTGTCAGTAAAATCACGCCATATTTACCGCTTAAAATGGATGTTGTTGTAATCATCTTTTCTTCACTATTGTGATGgatatccaagtgaaacggcttcttgaacaagaaaaactaTAGGGCAGGACTTGATATTGTCCttcgggaattgattggatcattgttGCTAGTGATGCAAGTGAGTCCCGCCCTTGtaccagtaaacacgtcattgGAGAAGAGATGTCCTTGCAACAggaaggggaagttattttgattaattgttACTAGTGTTTTAAAAAAGAATGATGTGTAGataaatcattataaatgctgcaatattccataaaaaataagaattgtcaattttgattttatgttgACTAATTGCTCAAGCACTAGTccggtggattctgattggctgtaaaCTATCGTTCTTAAGCTTGAAAAAACAATAGTTCTGAAAATGGGTCCAGTGATGTCATTCTTCTCTGTCATTATCGCTATAGTGTGGACTTCCCTATTATAATATAATCAGaactatttttaaaactttatatttattgttaCAGTCTGTGTAAACAGGCCTCAGTGAGGAAATCCACACAACTAACACGATTACACAGAAGAACAACATCAGTATGTGTCAGAAACGTCAGTATGGGCTGTTGGTCTGGACTCaaatattgttattgttatagttaacGTTCTTGGTGTGCACGGACAACCATCTGCTTAATAATCAACAATTAATAACAAGAAGAAAATTAACTTTCAAAAGTATGCTTTATTTCCTTACATATGACTCCAGGCCGTTTATTTAGTGATTTTCTTTACATAATGTTTTGATACTCATCAACATTCAAGTGCATGAAATATCAGCCACACACATTTTTAGTGTTGAGGATAATGATAAAAAAGTTCAGTCATTTGCGATTCACTAAACTAATGTGGTACAAAGAAATGTTGGTTTTCAACAAAACTCATGGAATCAGTAACAACAGAATCTCAAGTTACAAACAGGATTCCAGTGTTAGTTCCTTTAAATGAGACATTACTAGCAAGACTGCACTGTAATATATGTACAATGTACGCACTCATTCTCTCACTAGCTTCCTGTTTTAGTGGGACTGAGCGATACTGGAGAAGTACTCCAGCATGTCTTGAATGGTGAACTCCATGGTGATTCCAGACCCCGGGTAGCAGCGGTTTATCAAGCCCTCAAAGTGCTTGTATTGCCGAATGAATTCATCCTGCATGGAGTGCCACACGACCTAGTGGACAGAAGAAAGATCACATTCGAACTGAAGTTCTAAAGAATCTCAAAAGACCATACTCAGTTTAGGCTTTTAGCATTTCATTATTTGAGTCTTGTTGTTTTTCACCTGTAACAGATTCTCCTCCTCACACAGGTGCTTATCCACCTTCTTGTAGAGGTTGTCCAGGCCCTTTTTCACCTCTTTGCCAGGGTATTCTTTAATAACCTTACGCAACTCCTGTTTATTGAAGGCCAGCTGGTAGCTCACTTCTTCTTCACGCACACCCTGAGCAACACGTGCCTCTACACCCTCAAAGAAGTGCTGCAAGATGGGAAGTCAATTAACCATGGCCCAGGACACTTATTACATTCTAATGCAGGCTGAAAATGTAACTACATTAATAATCCAAACACATTACTAAATTCCTCATTTACATGGATGTACTGTAtactatggaagaggattagagccaagcaataataaaaaaaatgaaaccatctcgagattaaagttgttaaatttcaagaaaaaagtcgagataaaatgttgagaataaactcattaaattacaaaaaaaaagttgttaaattacgagaataaactcgttaaattatgagaaaaatgttgttaaatttcaagaaaaaagtcgagttaaaatgttgacaaactcataatttaatgagtttattctcaacattttatctcgacttttttcttgaaatttaacaatttttttctcgtaactgaatgactattctcaacattttatctctactttttttctcgaaatttaacaagtttattctcatcaatttatctcaacttttttcttgaaatttaagaactttaatctcgagatggttttatttttttagtattgcttggccctaatcctcttccatagtaGACTGCTCAATCCAGTTTGTCATAAAGATTTGTCTCACATTGAGTTTCTCCAGCGGTTGGCCCAGTGAGTTGATGACGTAAGACTGCAGGTGTTCGGTGTATTTCTGCTTGGCTTCCTTTCTCTCTGCCTCCAAACAGGAGATCTTGAGGCTAGACAGTGTTGAGAAGATATGGTGGAAGTTCTCCATCATCACCACATCACGTGGTGTCTTCTGGCTTTCGAGGGCCACTTTCTCCACTATGAATACACAAATAGACAAGAGTGTGAAAACAAACGTGATGGTATGGAAAACAAATGATATAGCAGGAccgtaaatattaaaaatctaaagTGACAATTGGTGAGTAATTTgaaataaagttggaatttcCCAAAAAGTAGTATAAAAGTCTGAGTAAAAGGCTTCCTCAGATACTGCCTGCAATAAGCGAACAAGGATACCCGATATCCTAATGATGGATGCTCTCCATATTGCTGGATGAAGCTTAGTCTCatgtagccagaccttcagactgacggcagaaggACTCTATCGCAGCTTTCACTGGCTAAGGACTGCCCAAGAGGACGCTTGACTGACATGAAACGCAATCAATCACGGTTTgttttgtgaaaatgtaaagttgatgtccctacaataacagtCCGGTGTGCatctaataaaataatgattcattcaagaTCGTTGTgaaagtttactgcaacaatggagttGTGAAATTcccatacttttgaaaatccagagTTTAGTAGATCCTGGTAAGTGCTCATTCTCAGTTGTAAACAAGGCGGCGTTcttcttccatgagggggtttggcatcaCGGCATTTGTTTCCAGGAGGACCATTAAAGAACGTGACATGTCTCCCGGACAACCAGCCAGATGACGACTTTGaaaatcctgaagtgtttccagttaagtatggcatatgcatcagacgttcagccaacAGTCTgtgacgtctgaggctgagactagacAAAGCTAGATTATAGAGCTTTTTTTATCTTAAGCtgattttaagtttttattttattttgtattaactGCTTTGTACTGTaaccaataaaataaatatttttattgttatgtttgcCTTCCGTGAGACATTTCTTATATTTACGAACTGAGCCTCAAAAAAGAACAACCACAAGGGAGTTTTCTATGTCAATCCTGAAGGACTTTAACCTGCTGGCTGGCAGGTGAATACTTTATGGTTTAGGCTAGATTTGACAAGCCTTACCCTACCTGAATAATCCTAGGGATAAAGATGTAAGATAAACATTCACAACAATGTATAGTAGTTTGCCACCCataatgtaaatgtgtttatgcTCCTGATGTACATGAAGAATAATAAGAGTCACATTCTCTATTAATGGACCGACAGTCTCAAAagtctttgtttttgttaatttaaagCTAAAATCATTTTcggtaattgaaataaagctgaaataataaattaatattagatGAGAAACttaaaacttaaatgaaaaagaaaaatgttaccTGAAATAGGTTTAGGCTAAAgaactaaaatgactaaaactgaattaaaaaaaaattaaagctatataaaaatatagccatatacaaaaaataataacaaaaagtgAAAAGAACATAACAAAATTACGAAACCTTGaactaaattataaaaaatataagctaatacaaaataataataataaaaaactataaCAGTATATTATAAACACTAAAATAAGGCTGGATCTCAATGCCTCATTTCCCATGTtatcatgttttcttttctttatatttcaaaaaataagTCAGAAAAGTAGCATTTCAAGTAATTCTCTAGTCATGATTTAACGAATGTATGAGAGGTCCGGTTGGTGATGACCCTCACCGTTATGGAACACGGCTCTGATGAGTTTGATGTAGGCTTTATCCAGATCACCCCGTCGCTCTGCGTTCCGGAAAATAGCCTCAGCTAGCTTGGCAAACTCTTCAAAGCCGGTGACAAACGGCAGGATGCCCACTTTACTCTTCTTTGAAATCTTCACCTCCTCCATCTGACGAATCTGGCCAGACTGAAAGAGCAAAAGGAACATCAGAATGGTCTCAATGTCAATACATAGATCAAATGATGCTTATCATGAACTCAACTTACAATGCATTTATCAAAGTTTCTCTTGACAGTGACCAGCACATTGCCCAGTGTTGTGCTGAGATATGAGGCGGGATCGACATTTTCGGCTGTCCAGACATGGTAACTCATCTTCACCAGCATGTAGAGAGAGTTGAAGCTGTCTATTTTATCACCTAATGCTATCAGACTGTTCAGCTCCGTCTCGATGCTCTGAAAGATCTTATTCATCATCATCCGAACCATGTCCTTACTGCAAGAGAAATGGATGTATGATAATTTTTTGCATTTGAAGGCTTATGTAATCTGCCTAATGTATGACtgacagaaaaatgaatgaactAAGAGCTCAAGAGAACGTTCACTCACTCAGATATTGAATATCTATGTTCACTGGTGGGTCTGGAGTGCACTGTTCCATCGCTGTCATCCACTTTCTCTTCCTAATGAGGCATTTAGAACATCATTAACAAGTGCTGTCTTTCCATTGTCAATTGCACTCATTCCTGTTGCGTATCTGGCAACCCGCGTGACATACAAGTCTTTAAAAAGAATgacgccccctggtggctggctgCAGTATAGGTCTTAAACCCCACCCTCTCCATGTTATCTAATGGGACGCGAGACAAATTAAAAAATccaattacacttcaaataatttttttcgaAAGatgttttctgtcattttaggtaGTCTTTATCATGCAAACGTATGTTCAAGTGTTTGTTTTCACAgtaagtttggttttagtttgtttttgatgctataaaaatgtgGTGTAacatcatgattgacagctctgCTTTGGAATGAGTCTGCGGGTGGGACTTCGATGCTGCGTCTCCACCTCAGGATCACTACTGTGCAGACTCGGGCTCTGAAAGATGTAATCAACAACGATTGTTACTGGGATATTTTGGCTTCATTTTGCTACAGTGGAAGGAAGTGGAGACATgctgtccatcttttttttacagtctgtggttgagtctgaggaggaggggATGGGGGAAACAACACTCTTTGTCTCCAATATTTagactgcagtacccatttcaaccactagctgtcaatagtacacactgcacctttaaaaacacaatcgCACAAAACAAATCAATGCACACATATCTAAACCAATACAGTGCCTTATAATCACCTGAGCTAGTGTAGGATTTTGCTGCAGCTTGAAGAACTTGGTGATAAAGTCCTGTTCAGCCAAACACAGTGGCTCCAGCTCACTCAAAACCTGCTCAAAGATCTAGAAAACAACACACAGAAGGGCCACAAACCCTTTATGGATGTACATAATGTGCACTCCCGTTGAaaggtttggggttggtaagattttcttttttaatgtttcatttttacttTAACTGGTATACATCACACAAtactacagtaaaaacattaatattgtgaaatattacaaaaaaaccttttcttttttaatgtattatatgATATTTacttctgtgatggcaaagctgaatttttttagcattgttactccagtcttcagtgtcacatgatcctttagaaatcattctaatatgctggttTGGTGCTGTTTTGGTGGTTTGAAACATTTccaattattataaaatgttgaaaacagttgtgctgcattatattttttagaaagcgtgatacattttttaaaggttTCAGAAGCtcaaaaaacagtatttatttgaaatagaaaactttcATAACATTATAAAGGCCCTTAgggtcacttttgattaatttaaaggattaattcactttcaaatttaaatttcctgataatttactcacccccatgtcatccaagatgttcatgtttttctttcttcatttgaaaagaaattaaggtttttgattaaaacattccaggatttttctccttatagtggacttcaatggactccaaacggttgaagggcaaaattacagtttcattgcagcttcaaagcattctacacaatcccagacgaggaatagaggtcttatctagagaaaccatcactcattttctaaaaaaagaattaaaactttataagtCCCAATTAAGAGAACTaaagctctcttcttcttctctattttaattccagcagtgtagacactgctaagtgtattactgccctcctcaggtcaaagtttgaactaaattgtcatatacaatatgctagtgcaagtatatgacaattcagttcaaactttgacctgtggagggcagtaatacacttagcagtgtctacactgctggaattctaatggagaagaagaagagagctagttcaaaatgagcatttatggttaaaacgtatatatatatatttttgtactttttttagaaaatggccgatcgttttactagataagacccttattcctcgtctggcaatgaaactgtaattttgaccttcaaccgtttggaggccgctgaagtccactatatggagaaaaatcctggaattttcatcaaaaaccttaatttcttttcgactgaagagacatggacatcttggatgacatgggggtgagtaaattatcaggaaattttaatttgaaagtgaactaatcctttaatatgtcCTTGTGGAATAAAATTAGGCCtaataatgcatttaaaaaaaatatataataataatcttactgaccccaaacttttgaacggtagtgtaagatttaaaacatattttgcaCAGTATTTATCCACAACTAAagtgacaattcagagccaatCAGCATCTTTAAACTGGGGGAGAACAATCCACAAGTCTTAGCGATGGCGCACCTTATCAAACCTGGTTCTGTCTGCTACGTCCAAGTCAGAGGCAGACATGTTGCCCATATCAAGCAGAGAAGAAGACTGGGAGCGCCTGCTGTTGGAGCTGCTCACAGCGAGCTTATTCAGACTTGAGGTGGAGCCTGTAAGCTTCCCAGAACTCCCATGCAAGCCTGAGAGAGACCATTAGAGGAGAAACCATCAGAGCATGAAATGGATATTAAAAATACCAGCCAGATGtacttcattcattcatataaaATTCACTTTTCTATACGGGTTATTAAACTTACCTTGTCAAGCACGCTGATCTGAAAAGGTTCATAACATACATGCAATCCAACTACCAATAATCTTATAGATAACAGAGGATTtattgcatgataaaaaaaaaaaaaaaaaaaatcaaactccCCTTTAACCCCTGATGCTTTAACATTAAGCTTTTTAAAATCTGTTATATCACTGGACACATTTGAGGTTAGTTTTGATTGAGAAAAAAGTGAATAAGGTAAGATGAAATCCATAAAACAGTGCATGTAACTCAAGCTTAGAAAAGATTGTAAATATGTTTTGCATACTCATGAAGCACTGAAACTCAAGATAAAGGTTTACTGTGTTTGTGTGGCAGACATGCCCTTTTACTAAGAGTAAGCAAGGCAATATGGGATAGACATGGCATGTGGCACTGATACTTACTCTCTGTCTCCTGTTTGAGAGCACTCTCTTTCCGCGGAAGCGTGGCTGGAGGCCGGTTAGAAAGGCAGGCATCAGAGACAGAGACACGTTAGGCTTACAACATGCAGCATGGTGACAGAGTTAGGGGTTAAAGGTCAAAGTTTTCAAATATGACATGCACTGCAGTGGCTGAATTTAGGATGTGGGCTCAGTGGCCATTTGGAAACAAAAAGCTCCTTTTCTTTCATCACGTGGAGAAAAAGCTGAGACTGAGACTGGTAATGAAAGCTGGTAAAAAAACAAGAGGAACATCTTACTAACAACTGGAAGTTTCCCAGCATAAGCAGGGAAAAATGTTTCCAATAGAGATGGACAGTAGAGTAACTAAGCATTCGAAAATGACAGCAGTGATCAATCATGAAAGACACAAAAAGGGACTCTTTTCCTCAAATTAATTTTACATATATGAAAATCCAGTTATAATTATATGCAAACATGCCAAAAAGGACcttatatattaattttgtttagTATGACGTTGTGGTCTGAATCATCAGACAGCAATTTGCATAATGGTTTGTCATAACGGGACAAAGTCTTCCTATGTtttcaaaaagtatttttaactTTACACTTAATGGACTTCTCTTAAtggacttaaaaaaaaaaaaaacacacaaaacacataaaaaaatccctagatatataatataattataccCTTTTTATACATCTTTAATATATATCCAAATACtgaataataaagtaaaatttttctaaaaacatttaagtgctgttcaaaagtttggggtcactattttttattttgaaaaaaaaaagtgactaaTGAAATTTATAAGGTTACACaagattttatttcaaataaatgctcttctttcaaaatttctatttatcaaagaaaaaagtgtatcatggtttccattgtcaatactgataataagaattgtttcttgagcagcaaatcagcatattagaatgatttctgaatgatcatgtgatactgaagactggagtaatctgctgaaaattcatctttacCATCATaggaatacattttttaacatatTAACATGTAAATAATGTCTATATTGGaataattgtaaattgtaataatattttacaataatattaatgttttactgtattttttatcaaataaatgcagtcttggtgagcagaagtgacttctttcaaaaacatttaaataaaccttaccaaccccaaacttttgcacAGTAGTGTAATTACTAAATAATTTCCTCTTTATTCTATTTTCAAGTAGTCTgtgaaatgcagttttaaaaatcCTAGGATCTCATGTATTCAGATTTTACCCCTCAAAAAATGTGCGTGTCATGCTTCTAGTACACATTTAATGgcatactgtaacaaatgtaacaATACACACACTGGGCCGTGCAGCACATGTCAAGACATTACTATGAGAACGTGGCGTTACACACCATCACATCAGAGACAAGCGATGACTGACATCTCAATGATTTCACTAGAAAATTAAGTTAGATAATTTAAATTCAACTCTAAACTGTGTGTTTGTCATATGGTGtaacatgcaagaaaaaaacacATGTAGATTAcaaacagcacacacacactattacAAACACGCAACATAGCAAACACAGGACACACACTGACTAAAGATATAGCATGGACAAAAATCCCTTTCAAAGAGTTTCCTGATAAACAAACTTGAAAAATATAATAACTTGTTTTAATTGTGGTCTTACCAAATTTTCCTTTCCCATCCTTACTAGTGCCCGCCATTTTGATCTTTGCAACTTCAAAGAAGTCCTTAATTTCCCGCTCATAGAGTCGAGTCATGTAATCCACATAAGTCTGTAAAAAACATAAGGGTTGATCAGGAATTTGACCACATTCAATCCAATGTTCTCATTTAGAGGAAGGTATAAAGAACACAGGAAATAATGAGGAGAGAGATAGAGGGAACAATATTAGGAAATGTGACGAACTGGACACAAATCCAATCTTTCAGAGTGCACATCCAGGCCACGTCTGTGATTGCATTTGGATTTTAAAGCTAGTTTAATAATAGAGGGTACAGacaaatgcatttaaaacatATGGGAATCAATTTGGAACTGAGTGATGATCAGAAAAGGAATAATCACTCCGTCTAAACCCTTAAATATGGCCTTGCCCTTGAATTTATTGGCTTTAATGTCTGTAGAATAACATTAACAGTACTATTAAGTCTGAGCCGAGCTGAAATTAAATATAACTGCTTTTTTCCACCACTGAGACGCTGCCATTTCAAAACCCACCAGCTCTCAGAGGACATCAGGATAAGACATTGCAGCATTATTAAGATGGCATTTTATGGTTACAGTAACTGATGATAAGGGTACTTTGTCAGTAGTCATAAATGATAATTACTGTTGGTGATGTAATTGTTTCAAACATATAATGGTTATACATGAAAACATACAGCAATAATGGCACTTATTGGAGTGTCTTATTAAAAGAAAGTCCCAATTATGAACTTAATTAAGGGATTCATTCAAATGGACCTACTTACTTTCTCAAGGCACTTTTTTGGTTATGTACACCAATGAACAATTCATATTCATAAGTGAATGAATCATCAGTGCATGTTATttgagaaataaaaaatattgtttttgtcattttcaacCTCTAAAAACAACCGTACTCCATGCTCTGCTGATGTCATTTAGGCCATGCACACTATTGGAAAATGTTAACTTCAAGCCAAATAGCTATTGAGACATTGTTTTATCATATTCACATTCATTCTGGCTTCATTTTGATATATGTAAGACATACTTTTTCACCATCTAAATGAATTCacgataaataaaataaagtttcacCCTAAATTTTTCTCACTGAATAATAAATATCCTGTTTCGCTCTGAAATGCGACACATTACACTATGACTTCAATGACAATATTATTGTGATGCTGTAATGGTAAAACAAAAAGTAAGAATGTTATAggatttaataatgtttttgtccTTGTCTTTTGTCACATGCTTCACCGATTAGGGTTTCCAtacactttaaagggttagttcacccaaaaatgaaaattatgtcattaatgacttggcatccagcttattggtgcataaccgcccccttctgctctggacagtgacgcgattaggacatccgcgacatgcacacctacgcaccattttaaaaaatatagcaataccaaaatacaaacaatgtagaatagcttgaatacagcgtgcgtctccctcagactgtaaacgaagcctGGGCGCACTACATAACACGTCATACTGtctggagcagaagggggcggtaatgcaccaataagctggatgccaaccgccgtagaagaagaagaagcagcgtcactgtggataTACACAGAcctggaagagaagacaatgctgaataaagtcgtagtttttgttatttttggaccaatatgtattttagatgcttcaaaaacttctaactaacccactgatgtcacatggattactttgatgatgtttttattacctttctggacatggacagtctaccgtacatacattttcaatgaagggccagaaagctctcggactaaatctaaaatatcttaaactgtgttccgaagatgaacggaggtcttacgggtttggaacgacatgacggtgagtcattaatgacatcattttcatttttgggtgaactaaccctttaataactaTCAAGATGGAACACTTTGTATAAACGTGACCGAAAGCTTCCAAACCTCATTGTTGCCTGACATCAGTCATGATAAGCACCGCAGTGATGGAAGTGATAAACACTTACCCTGGAGAGGCCCTCATATTTCTCTCTCTGGGTGTTCTTCAGCCACTCCATCAGTTTGGCGTATCTGAGCAGGTCTCTGTGCAGAGGGCTGTGTTTGGGTAGTGTCAGCTCAGCTGTGTGCTGGGACAGTGTGGAGCTCTGATCGTGTccctacacacacaaacacacagacagactcAGTGAGTGGAAACTCAGTTTGAGAAAAGTTCACTTTCCAagaaatttaaaggattagttcacttcagaatttaaatttcctggtcatttactcacccccatgtcatcctagatgtttatgtctttctttcatcagtcgaaaagaaatt
This genomic window from Chanodichthys erythropterus isolate Z2021 chromosome 4, ASM2448905v1, whole genome shotgun sequence contains:
- the exoc1 gene encoding exocyst complex component 1 isoform X6, producing the protein MTAIKHALQRDIFTPNDERLLSIVNVCKAGKKKKNCFLCATVTTERPVQVKVVKVKKSDKGDFYKRQMAWELRDLTEVDAKDATKENPEFDLHFEKVYRWVASSTAEKNSFISCIWKLNQRYLRKKVEFVNVSPQLLEELPKAEESVPSGESQSVAGGDEDALDDYQELNAREEQDIEGMMEVCEYAISNAEAFAEKLSRELQVLDGANIQSIMASEKQVNILMQLLDQALAEVDNIEGKLLSYEEMLQSVKEQMDQISQSNRLIQISNTNNGKLLDEIQFLVNYMDLSKGHIKALQEGDLSSPKGIEACINASEALSQCMNVALKSGHDKLMAVKQQQLLFSDLRDTFARRLTNHLNNVFVHQGHDQSSTLSQHTAELTLPKHSPLHRDLLRYAKLMEWLKNTQREKYEGLSRTYVDYMTRLYEREIKDFFEVAKIKMAGTSKDGKGKFGLHGSSGKLTGSTSSLNKLAVSSSNSRRSQSSSLLDMGNMSASDLDVADRTRFDKIFEQVLSELEPLCLAEQDFITKFFKLQQNPTLAQEEKVDDSDGTVHSRPTSEHRYSISDKDMVRMMMNKIFQSIETELNSLIALGDKIDSFNSLYMLVKMSYHVWTAENVDPASYLSTTLGNVLVTVKRNFDKCISGQIRQMEEVKISKKSKVGILPFVTGFEEFAKLAEAIFRNAERRGDLDKAYIKLIRAVFHNVEKVALESQKTPRDVVMMENFHHIFSTLSSLKISCLEAERKEAKQKYTEHLQSYVINSLGQPLEKLNHFFEGVEARVAQGVREEEVSYQLAFNKQELRKVIKEYPGKEVKKGLDNLYKKVDKHLCEEENLLQVVWHSMQDEFIRQYKHFEGLINRCYPGSGITMEFTIQDMLEYFSSIAQSH
- the exoc1 gene encoding exocyst complex component 1 isoform X4, whose product is MTAIKHALQRDIFTPNDERLLSIVNVCKAGKKKKNCFLCATVTTERPVQVKVVKVKKSDKGDFYKRQMAWELRDLTEVDAKDATKENPEFDLHFEKVYRWVASSTAEKNSFISCIWKLNQRYLRKKVEFVNVSPQLLEELPKAEESVPSGESQSVAGGDEDALDDYQELNAREEQDIEGMMEVCEYAISNAEAFAEKLSRELQVLDGANIQSIMASEKQVNILMQLLDQALAEVDNIEGKLLSYEEMLQSVKEQMDQISQSNRLIQISNTNNGKLLDEIQFLVNYMDLSKGHIKALQEGDLSSPKGIEACINASEALSQCMNVALKSGHDKLMAVKQQQLLFSDLRDTFARRLTNHLNNVFVHQGHDQSSTLSQHTAELTLPKHSPLHRDLLRYAKLMEWLKNTQREKYEGLSRTYVDYMTRLYEREIKDFFEVAKIKMAGTSKDGKGKFATLPRKESALKQETESLHGSSGKLTGSTSSLNKLAVSSSNSRRSQSSSLLDMGNMSASDLDVADRTRFDKIFEQVLSELEPLCLAEQDFITKFFKLQQNPTLAQEEKVDDSDGTVHSRPTSEHRYSISDKDMVRMMMNKIFQSIETELNSLIALGDKIDSFNSLYMLVKMSYHVWTAENVDPASYLSTTLGNVLVTVKRNFDKCISGQIRQMEEVKISKKSKVGILPFVTGFEEFAKLAEAIFRNAERRGDLDKAYIKLIRAVFHNVEKVALESQKTPRDVVMMENFHHIFSTLSSLKISCLEAERKEAKQKYTEHLQSYVINSLGQPLEKLNHFFEGVEARVAQGVREEEVSYQLAFNKQELRKVIKEYPGKEVKKGLDNLYKKVDKHLCEEENLLQVVWHSMQDEFIRQYKHFEGLINRCYPGSGITMEFTIQDMLEYFSSIAQSH
- the exoc1 gene encoding exocyst complex component 1 isoform X3, producing MTAIKHALQRDIFTPNDERLLSIVNVCKAGKKKKNCFLCATVTTERPVQVKVVKVKKSDKGDFYKRQMAWELRDLTEVDAKDATKENPEFDLHFEKVYRWVASSTAEKNSFISCIWKLNQRYLRKKVEFVNVSPQLLEELPKAEESVPSGESQSVAGGDEDALDDYQELNAREEQDIEGMMEVCEYAISNAEAFAEKLSRELQVLDGANIQSIMASEKQVNILMQLLDQALAEVDNIEGKLLSYEEMLQSVKEQMDQISQSNRLIQISNTNNGKLLDEIQFLVNYMDLSKGHIKALQEGDLSSPKGIEACINASEALSQCMNVALKSGHDKLMAVKQQQLLFSDLRDTFARRLTNHLNNVFVHQFNHFSHFKMTIPQFYRSSCLSLPGHDQSSTLSQHTAELTLPKHSPLHRDLLRYAKLMEWLKNTQREKYEGLSRTYVDYMTRLYEREIKDFFEVAKIKMAGTSKDGKGKFGLHGSSGKLTGSTSSLNKLAVSSSNSRRSQSSSLLDMGNMSASDLDVADRTRFDKIFEQVLSELEPLCLAEQDFITKFFKLQQNPTLAQEEKVDDSDGTVHSRPTSEHRYSISDKDMVRMMMNKIFQSIETELNSLIALGDKIDSFNSLYMLVKMSYHVWTAENVDPASYLSTTLGNVLVTVKRNFDKCISGQIRQMEEVKISKKSKVGILPFVTGFEEFAKLAEAIFRNAERRGDLDKAYIKLIRAVFHNVEKVALESQKTPRDVVMMENFHHIFSTLSSLKISCLEAERKEAKQKYTEHLQSYVINSLGQPLEKLNHFFEGVEARVAQGVREEEVSYQLAFNKQELRKVIKEYPGKEVKKGLDNLYKKVDKHLCEEENLLQVVWHSMQDEFIRQYKHFEGLINRCYPGSGITMEFTIQDMLEYFSSIAQSH